In the genome of Gemmatimonadota bacterium, one region contains:
- a CDS encoding ThiF family adenylyltransferase gives SCLNIRLIEASIKSGQVQTAAKYDLGILKIHSHPGGYGDFSSIDDESDQDLFNSVFGWTDSMFPHASAVMLPQGRMFGRAIMPDGSFQPIDSILVPGDDLQFWIPERSGALPSFVQRHAQMFGSGTTRRLHELSVAVVGCSGTGSPVIEQLARLGVGRLVIVDPDRVEEKNLNRILNATREDAYLKRSKVEVMARAIAAMGCGTELEIIANDLATSRAIKAVAECDVVFGCVDGVEGRHLLNRLAAFYVLPYFDVGVKLEADGYGGIKEACGAVHYVRPDGSTLQDRKVYNTDQLKAAGLRRTDRKAYQNQVKAGYIRGVAEDRPAVISINMQTASIAINELLARLHPYRYDDNGESAIVRTSFIASITFREPEGVASGAFSRHIGKADVRPLLGMPDLSEPEEMT, from the coding sequence AGATTTTTCCTCAATCGACGATGAGTCCGACCAAGACCTATTCAACTCCGTGTTTGGCTGGACCGACAGCATGTTCCCACATGCGAGTGCTGTCATGCTGCCACAAGGACGCATGTTCGGACGGGCGATTATGCCGGATGGTTCATTTCAACCGATTGACTCCATACTGGTTCCCGGCGACGATTTGCAATTCTGGATTCCAGAGCGCAGTGGCGCACTCCCGTCCTTTGTGCAACGCCACGCTCAAATGTTCGGTTCTGGCACAACACGCCGCCTGCACGAATTATCAGTCGCTGTCGTAGGGTGTTCTGGCACCGGCAGTCCGGTCATCGAGCAATTGGCTCGCCTCGGTGTTGGACGATTGGTGATCGTTGATCCTGATCGGGTCGAAGAAAAGAATCTGAACCGTATCCTCAATGCGACGCGCGAGGACGCTTATCTTAAGCGGTCCAAGGTAGAAGTTATGGCGCGAGCGATTGCGGCTATGGGATGTGGCACGGAACTCGAAATCATAGCCAATGATCTTGCGACGTCACGCGCCATCAAGGCAGTCGCCGAATGTGACGTTGTCTTTGGCTGTGTTGACGGTGTAGAAGGACGTCACCTACTTAACCGTCTAGCCGCTTTTTATGTACTTCCGTATTTCGACGTTGGTGTCAAACTCGAAGCGGATGGCTATGGTGGCATCAAGGAAGCCTGCGGTGCAGTGCATTATGTTCGGCCCGACGGATCAACACTTCAGGATCGGAAAGTATACAACACCGATCAGCTAAAGGCCGCTGGGTTGCGACGTACCGACCGTAAAGCCTACCAAAACCAAGTAAAGGCAGGTTATATAAGAGGCGTCGCCGAAGATCGACCGGCCGTCATCAGCATCAATATGCAGACGGCGAGCATCGCGATTAATGAACTTCTCGCGCGTCTACACCCCTACCGCTACGATGACAACGGTGAGTCCGCGATTGTAAGGACTAGCTTCATTGCAAGTATCACTTTTAGGGAGCCGGAAGGAGTTGCGTCTGGCGCCTTTTCCCGTCACATCGGCAAAGCCGACGTTCGGCCCCTGCTTGGGATGCCTGACCTCAGCGAACCGGAGGAAATGACTTGA